The Castanea sativa cultivar Marrone di Chiusa Pesio chromosome 11, ASM4071231v1 genome contains a region encoding:
- the LOC142616616 gene encoding uncharacterized protein LOC142616616: MDSNFVASEIVGKLRENHTARIDELWGHIDTKYNHKLSYYKVWDAKQKAIAKIFGDREESYQRLRKLLLAYLDQDSGTQYSYWTIPSPIDGVLMIAMVMDANQKVLPLAFAVVDKESGASWGWFLECLRNSIGHVIPNEGICIISDRHKGIKCAIAEWPLGDDGKLQVHHRYCLRHVASNFNTHFDDPTLKALALKAGYVTHDAKFKSIMQTIKDVEINALRRVDPDDPHLERYMPYTYLMSEDVEKWTQSHDGGRRYGAMTTNISECFNGVLKGARGLPIAAMVEFTWCKLIAYFHDRHKQITSDRSQGKVWSDYAMGIYNTNLQKTSGHTVREFNHETGVYQVVTPYNDHRGGGGNHNHEVRVFARTCGCGKCLENAIHTYSHQFVVPTSESLWRDVRGPRWVPDPSLLRAKGCPVKSRIRNEMDGVRRKRGSRNPDSDLREIQPRQRCGVCHEEGHNRRRCPNSLGGSTSGSRGASTGGTNNCILMFFRRAEARFWNGIIRGSCSYLRYGQVLRDHVVSVMFTNRKEIGELLEGLVISNKDTKVPNFPQKIHLLWGENDQIFNLKLAQNMKA; encoded by the exons atggattctaattttgttgcatcagaAATTGTGGGGAAATTGCGAGAAAATCACACTGCTCGTATTGATGAGCTCTGGGGCCACATAGATACTAAGTATAATCATAAGCTCTCTTACTATAAGGTAtgggatgcaaaacaaaaggcaattgctaagatatttgGAGATCGGGAGgagtcttaccaaaggttgcgaaagttgttgttggcatacttggatcaggaTTCGGGTACCCAGTACAGCTATTGGACCATACCTAGCCCCATAGATG gggtgttgatgattgcaatggtaATGGATGCTAACcaaaaggttttgcctctcgcctttgctgttgtggacaagGAGTCAGGGGCTAGTTGGGGGTGGTTTTTAGAGTGTCTTAGGAATTCGATAGGGCATGTGATACCTAACGAGGGCATTTGCattatttctgaccgacataaaGGTATCAAATGCGCCATTGCAGAGTGGCCTTTAGGTGATGATGGAAAGTTACAGGTACATCaccgatattgccttcgacatgttgctagcaacttcaacacacaCTTTGATGACCCGACTCTAAaggcattggccttgaaagctggATATGTGACTCATGACGCTAAATTTAAGTCCATAATGCAAACTATTAAGGATGTCGAGATTAATGCACTGAGGAGGGTAGACCCTGATGATCCCCATCTTGAACGCTatatgccatacacatatctaatgagTGAGGATGTGGAGAAATGGACCcagtcacatgatggtggaagacgttacggggcaatgacaaccaatatctcTGAGTGCTTTAATGGGGTACTTAAAGGTGCCCGCGGTTTGCCCATTGCTgcaatggttgagttcacttggtgcAAACTTATTGCATATTTCCATGATCGACATAAACAAATTACTTCTGATCGCTCTCAAGGTAAGGTGTGGAGTGATTATGCAATGGGGATCTATAACACAAATTTGCAGAAAACTTCAGGACACACTGTGCGGGAATTTAATCATGAAACTGGTGTATATCAAGTGGTTACCCCGTACAACGACCATAGAggtggagggggaaaccacaatCATGAAGTGCGCGTATTTGCTagaacatgtggttgtggaaagtg TTTGGAGAACGCCATTCACACatattcacatcaatttgtggtgccaacgtcagagtcattgtggagggacgTTCGCGGACCACGGTGGGTGCCTGACCCAAGtctgttgcgggccaaaggttgCCCTGTGAAGTcaagaataagaaatgaaatGGATGGGGTACGGCGAAAACGGGGAAGCCGGAACCCAGATTcggacttgagggagattcaaccgAGGCAGCGATGCGGAGTGTGTCATGAAGAGGGGCATAACCGCAGAAGATGTCCCAATTCCCTTGGGGGTTCGACAAGCGGTTCCCGTGGGGCTTCGACAGGCG GAACTAACAACTgcattttaatgtttttcaggCGAGCGGAGGctcgattttggaatggcaTTATACGTGGGAGTTGTAGTTATCTTCGGTATGGACAAGTGCTACGCGACCATGTTGTATCA
- the LOC142616617 gene encoding uncharacterized protein LOC142616617, producing MHGFFEVRKYNGPHTCTESTLTQDHEQLDIHIIEKDLRDIVKDDPNIRISSLQQSLYNKYEYWPSYFKVWEAKQKAIGRAFGDWDKSYQLLPKRLKALTDSNPGSRVIWRTVPATVPYSKEPVISIDGTFLYGKYRGKLLIASTWDGDNRLFPLAFAIVDEESDDSWYWFLRCIQNNVTNRDELCVIYDRHPGIMSAIRVICESTRSHHRFCLRHVASNFNQKIGNKNLKAMVMWAGMENQLRKYQITRDRITQLNADGDKYLRKLPVHKWTLSHDGGHRYGAMTTTLSESFNAYFADQYTKARTEIAASECITAYAKNKFNKWEKKAPKHSVTVFSHEDGLFEVRTPINPYSAYRGNYRHEASLQCDISTATTVWKNKLLVMHLDFGMVPDSVHWNEPDFPVLYPNVNLRHANGRPRSTRLLNEMDLGTEHQPRPLCSLCMQEYHNRRTCPTRTVADSTSGQTE from the exons ATGCATGGGTTCTTTGAGGTTAGGAAATACAATGGTCCACACACATGTACGGAGTCCACGCTCACACAAGATCACGAGCAATTAGACATTCATATTATTGAGAAAGATTTGAGGGATATTGTCAAAGATGATCCAAACATAAGGATTTCTTCGCTTCAACAGAGTCTTTACAATAAGTACGAATACTGGCCTTCTTATTTTAAGGTGTGGGAGGCGAAACAGAAGGCAATTGGTAGAGCATTTGGTGATTGGGACAAATCTTACCAATTATTGCCAAAACGGTTGAAAGCTTTGACTGATTCAAACCCGGGCAGCAGGGTTATTTGGAGAACGGTACCTGCTACTGTGCCATATTCGAAAGA GCCAGTGATTAGTATAGATGGAACTTTCCTATATGGTAAGTATAGAGGTAAGTTATTGATTGCATCAACTTGGGATGGTGACAATAGACTTTTTCCACTTGCCTTTGCCATTGTGGATGAGGAATCTGATGATAGCTGGTATTGGTTTTTGCGTTGTATTCAGAATAATGTCACTAATCGAGATGAGTTATGTGTCATATATGATCGCCACCCTGGTATAATGTCAGCGATACGGGTTATATGTGAATCGACACGTTCGCATCATCGTTTTTGCCTTCGCCATGTAGCTAGcaatttcaatcaaaaaattGGGAATAAAAACTTGAAGGCTATGGTAATGTGGGCAGGCATGGAGAATCAGCTACGAAAGTATCAAATAACAAGGGATAGAATTACTCAATTAAATGCAGATGGTGATAAGTATTTAAGGAAATTACCAGTGCATAAATGGACATTATCACACGATGGTGGACATCGTTATGGGGCAATGACCACAACTTTGTCTGAAAGCTTCAATG CCTACTTTGCCGATCAGTATACTAAGGCACGCACAGAGATTGCAGCCAGTGAATGCATtacagcctatgcaaagaataaattcaataaatgggaaaaaaagGCACCAAAGCATTCAGTTACTGTGTTTAGTCATGAAGATGGTCTATTTGAAGTCAGAACACCAATAAACCCTTACTCTGCTTATAGGGGTAATTATCGTCATGAG GCATCTCTGCAATGCGATATATCGACCGCTACTACTGTTTGGAAGAACAAGTTGCTTGTTATGCACCTAGATTTTGGCATGGTTCCAGACAGTGTACATTGGAATGAGCCTGATTTCCCGGTCTTGTATCCTAATGTGAACTTGCGGCATGCAAATGGTCGACCAAGATCAACTCGGCTTCTAAATGAAATGGATTTAGGGACAGAGCATCAACCAAGGCCACTGTGCAGCCTCTGTATGCAAGAATACCATAACAGAAGAACATGCCCCACTCGAACTGTGGCTGACTCCACTAGTGGCCAAACTGAATGA